Genomic segment of Borreliella spielmanii:
TAGCATTAACTTAATCTTTTTGCCCTCAAAAATTTGAAACTCTCTGTCACTTTTTATTCTTCTATCTATTCCTGGTGTAGAAAGTTCTAAAGTAAAACTATATTTAAAATTTGCCTCCAAAATTAATAAAATCATCTTATGCAAATCGGTCATCAAATCAACACCCAAAGAAAAATTTTTGCTATAAAGAACTATTTGGATTTTCCCGCCATTTTTATTTCTAAAGATATTAATTTCTAATATTTCAACATTTAAACGTTCTGTTAAATTTTTTATCAAATTATAAACTTCATTATTTTTGTCAAAACATTTAATCAAATATATTCCTAAAATTAATAAGGTTCTTTTAAAAGAACCTTATTAAATATATAAACTAAACCTTAAATCAAGGTTAACACTTAGAAAAAATAATGTCAACATTAAACCAAATTATAAGATTTAGCCAACGAAAGCTTTATAACTTTATCAGCTCCAAATTGTATAATAAGATCTTCACAAATACACATAGATGTTCCTGTAGTAATAATATCATCAAGCAAAACAATCTTTTTAAATTGAAAATTTTTATACTTTGATCTTAATTTAATTTTATTTTCAAGATTTCTAAATCTAAGATTTCCTTTCATTAACTTCTGACTTTTCCCATATTTTCTTGAAAAAATATTCATATAATTAAAGCCAAAACGGCTTAATAAAATACCAATATATTCCATGTGATCAAATCCATAAAATAATTTTCTTTTAAAGCTACAAGGAACGGTTACTATTTGATCAAAATTAATATCAATCAAACATTTAGCAATTCCGCTTGCTAAAAATCTACCAATTGACTTTTGACCATCTCTTTTATATGACAAAATTAAAGATTTATAATGCTCTTTATATTCAAAAAAATAAAGCAAATTCTCATCAAATTTAATTTTAAAATTAAAAAGCAACTTGCATTGATCACAAAGAGCATTGGAAGATACATATCTTTTCCTACAAAAAACACAAAAGGGTAAAAATATACTTTTTAGAACATTTAAATAGCTCATACTAACCAGGTTGAGAAACAACTTTTAAAATAATTTGATTTAGTAGCTCAATCGATTGAAAAGGGGTAATATTATTAATATCTATATTAGAAATAAATTTTTTTAAATCTAAATACTCATTTAATTTAACATGAACATCAGTATCATTTTTCAAAACCTCTATATTATGATTATCAGAAGAAATACAAGGAGGAAATTCTAAACAAGAGCTATCCTTTCGACTTCCTAAACTTTGCAAGATAACATTAGCTCTATCTACCAC
This window contains:
- a CDS encoding ComF family protein — protein: MSYLNVLKSIFLPFCVFCRKRYVSSNALCDQCKLLFNFKIKFDENLLYFFEYKEHYKSLILSYKRDGQKSIGRFLASGIAKCLIDINFDQIVTVPCSFKRKLFYGFDHMEYIGILLSRFGFNYMNIFSRKYGKSQKLMKGNLRFRNLENKIKLRSKYKNFQFKKIVLLDDIITTGTSMCICEDLIIQFGADKVIKLSLAKSYNLV
- the rimP gene encoding ribosome maturation factor RimP; protein product: MIKCFDKNNEVYNLIKNLTERLNVEILEINIFRNKNGGKIQIVLYSKNFSLGVDLMTDLHKMILLILEANFKYSFTLELSTPGIDRRIKSDREFQIFEGKKIKLMLDNEFEEGFILKSKSKSFIFKTDSKELNVFYSDVKKARLV